The following DNA comes from Solanum stenotomum isolate F172 chromosome 11, ASM1918654v1, whole genome shotgun sequence.
TAGGATTATTACATTTTGTTGCCTGCTTCTCTTAGAATTGGGATGTGGATGCAAGATTGTCCCTGTTGAAACTTATTTTGCAACATTGAGTATCTGGATTTTAGTAGTCAAAAGTGGGTCATGTACAAGCATCTTCTGGTCAAAGCTGTCTATATCTCAGTATATAGTAGCATTATCAATAGGAGGAAATCAGTAACATTTACTTTGCTAGTTTCTAGGTAAGAGGAAAtcatatatttgaattattggGGCCAGACTTATTCCCAAGGGCTAATATTGCACAATCACAGGGTTGTGGGAGAAAGAAGgaaatgattttgtttttttatttgggGGTGGGGGTCGGTTAGAAGCTGTGTTTTCTTACACAGTATTAGGTTCTCGATAAGAATAACTGTCAGAGACTGACATCATTTTTTGGTGATGGTGAAGCACTTTTCAAATGCTGGTTTTCCTTGCCCAATCATGCAAAGTCCTTCAGATCATTTCTTGCGTGCCATAAACACAGAGTTTGACAGGATCATCGCGATGTGCAAAAGTTGGCAGGTATTTTCCTGAAAATGTTTGGACTCCTTAATTTGTTGCCTTAGCAACTCAATCATACCGATTCTTGCTGGTTTGTTAGCTAACAATATGAATAGAACATCTACGGTCTACTTTTGTGGAATATACTACCATCATCATGCATGACTCACTCATGCTGCTGTTCTATTGATTAGAgtcaattcttcttctaaagAGGAATATGTCATCGTTTAGGAAAGCTATCATAAGAGTGTCCAACTGTTCCCTCACAACCCTTCCCctccaagaaaaagaaaaagaatttatGGTTTTCCTCTAAGTTTGtataacttgtttttttttttttttttttgagaaggtaacatttgtatttctatttcCAAAAACCAAACCTTCCACAACATGTTACAGATTCCTAATTACAGATTAAAGAGAGTATAACAGAAGATCTTCAATCCTATgacaaaatttacaaaaattacAGGGATCCTAAGACATTCATAACTGATTCTAGATCTTCCATATActcctgtttacaccaaaaatgaaacAACACAAGAcaattcatcttcatcttctgaaTAGTGTTGCTCTTGTTCTGATGACATCTAAGGNTGCCTTCCCATAGAAAGTTCCTTCTTAGAGCATCCAATCTATCAATTACTCCATCTGGGATAGGGAAAAGGGACATCATATAACTAGGCATAGAGTCCAAGACACTATTAATAAGTGTTAGTCTTCCCCCTAGGGAAAGATATTGACTCTTCCAATTCACTAGTCTTCTTTCACACTTTTCTGGACAGGATGACCACGGAGACTTGTCAGCAGTGAACATGGATACTGCTGTTGCTATACGTACCCTTGAAGCAACCTATAAATCGTCGGCAGATGCTGTTTCTCTCGAGACTATGATAGTGAAGCTCACTGAGAAGGTATGTTTTTACAGGAGATCTGATATCTGTCACTATTAACTTCATACAGAACTTGAATACTCCTACCTGTGAAATATAAATACTTATCTTGtatcctcaaaaaaaaaaaatacatatcttGGGAGCTAACATATTTAATTCATTCAGTTGACGATGAAATTATTGTGGCAAACAGTTACTCCCTTCCTTCCATTTATATGGAACTTTTTCCTTATAATCCgatccaaaaagaatgacacctttgtgtatttggaaataattcaactttaaaatgttttcactttACGCTTGATGAAATGTTTCTCTAGCCACATAAACGTCATGGCAAGTTTAAGACTACaagtttaaaagtctttctgtcttaaactccgtgccaagtcaaactatgTTGTGTAGGTTGGAATGGAGTGAGTACTTCTTTAAGATGTAGTTTGCTGTTTGATGATTAAGAAATAATGGTTGTCTGGAGAAATCACCAAAACCCTTGAAGGATGCAATTGTTATACACTCTCTGGTCATTCATCTCAGTCActtcaaaattttgttatttccCTCAGAACTCttcaaagttttaaataattaactaaagtTTTTGTCTTCCTAAATTAGTAGTAAGATTTTAGCTTTACCAAACAACCATTATTGCTAGCGCCTGAACTTAGTAAGATTTTTAGGttttttaaacaaacattatttCTAGCACCTGAACTCCAATATACTCCTTGATTTATTGCTATGTTGTTCAGGAAGGTCCATCTCTCAAAAGCAAGGGAATGGTAGGCAACTTAACACGAGTTGCAGTGTTGACTTGGAGATCCTTATTGATTATGTCAAGGGAGTGGAAATACTATTGGCTTAGGTTGATTCTATATATGCTTCTCGCACTTTGCATCGGTACTGTATTTTCTGGATTGGGGCATACCTTATCATCTGTTGTGGTAAGCTGATAACCATCAAGACATTAGATATGCCTATTTTCTCCTTTGATATTTCTTACTTAAGTAGTATGCTATATAATGTGTGGACATGCCATCTTCTGAGCAGTTTGGTTATTTACCTAAAATGGTAAATTTTGTTTGCCAAGGCaacttttgattttatttgtgttataTGTTGAAAAGAGGAAATTATGTACAGCAAGAAATGCATGTATCCAAGATTATTTGGTTATTTATGGACTGAGTTTCTCCACTATGATGTTAGATGTTCTTCTCATGATAACTTTTTGCGATCAATCTTCCTTATTTTTCTGATTTAAACATTGACCTCTTTATTGTGATGCAGACACGAGTCGCagcaatttttgtatttgtttcaTTCACCTCTCTATTGAGCATTGCCGGTGTACCTGCACAGATGAAAGAAATTAAGGTGATCCCTATAGCTTTTTTGTGATTCTTTTGGATAACATGCATGGATGATTCTATGAAACTTATTGCTTATATAGTGATTTCATGTTGGAAATGAATGCAAGAGATGCATGTTTTCAAACATAAAGAGGCCACATGATAGGGAAACTATAGACAGTACTCATTCTCTTATTGTTGCTTAGTAGGCCATGATCATTCTTGTCAAGACGGTGTAATCTCTAATCCAGTTCCATCTTCAATTCCCTGGAATATCAAGTTTAGTATTAGAGAACCTATTCTATAGTTTTCTGTTATTCCCGGTTTCAATCCCCATATCAGAATCACTAGAGGTTATTTTCcaccccttttttttttgaggacTGATCATCTCTATGCATACTAAATGATCGCTTAAATTGTGAAGTTATGAGGTCTAGATGTGATACTTGTATTGCAATTTTGGGGGATATATATTAAGAATGTGTACTTGAATGTATTCGACTGCAATGCTCCGCCAGGTGAATTATCTTATACTCAACTACAAAGTATAAACTTTCCCAGCATGTTGCATTTAAGTCAAACTCTTGGCTCAAATTCGTCAGGCCAAAAAAGAATGCTTTTGGACTTGCATCTTGAAAGCAGCTTTTATGTGAGTAGATTCATGGAAATATTGCTTTTATGTGAGTAGATTCATGAAAATATTGTAAGGCTGAAGGCCTTGTGACATTAAGGTCTTAGAGACTATTCTTCCTGGAAACAGGATAGTTAGTATAGTATGTATCCAACCTTTCCTTCAATGGAGGTAAGGTAACTATATAATCTGTCACTgatttctatttatcttttacTTTCTGTTGCAAAAGTTAGGTTTCGTTATTGAATGCTGTGTAGGCCAGTTTGTTCTTTGATCATCCAGCTCAAAAGAAAACAGGAAAAAAACAAAGACTAATCAGGGTGTTTCTATTACATGCAGATATACGCCTGTGAAGAATCAAACCAGCATTCTGGTGCATTTATTTTCCTACTTGGGCAGCTTTTTGCCAGCATACCTTTCTTGTTTCTCATCTCCATTTCATCAAGTCTCGTCTTCTATTTTCTTGTTGGCCTGCGGGATGAGTTCAGCATGCTGATGTATTTCGTGCTGAATTTCTTCACATGCCTATTGGTAAATGAAGGGTTGGTACTCGCTGTTACTTCCATTTGGCAAGACATCTTCTGGAGCATCTTGATTTTTGTCTCCATACAAGTGAGTTTCGTCTTAAATCTTAATGTATTGAAGATATTATTTACCACGAATGAAGTTTACATATTTCAAGAAAAACTAGTATTGCAATTTTACTGatctatagggttgttacacatGAGATCTTCCCTAGTCTAGGATTTATTTGATTTGACATCTTTCTTCTTCCATTCAACGGCTGTGGTCTTCTACATTTCAGGTGATAATGATGCTTTCTGCTGGCTTTTTAAGAATCCGAAGTTCTTTGCCAGGACCAGTATGGATGTACCCCATTTCTTATATAGCTTTTCATACTTACTCTATCCAGGCAAGTtcaaaaatgatcaaacaatTGGCTATAAATTCTTTCAAATGCATGTACTTGATCACTAGGTGGTCATCTCTTATAAATATCTTAAAATCGCATCTTTATTTCAGGGGCTCTTGGAGAACGAGTACATCGAGACCTCTTTTGCAGTTGGTCAGGTGAGGACCATATCTGGTAATCAGGCTTTGCAAAATGTATATGACATATCTGCTGATAGCAACTCTAAGTGGAAAAATTTGTTAGTATTGTTTCTTATGGCTGTTGCCTACAGagttattgtttttgttttgctCAAGTTTTATGTCAGGAAAAACCTCTTTGTACCCAAACTATTTCTCTGTAACCAAAATACAAGGAATTCAAGATAAATACTATACTCCTAGCAACTTTTGGTTCAGTTTCTTGGTTCATAGCTTTTATACAATGTGGTATAGTGGGAGTATATCTATGTTGTTTGGACTGTCCAAAATGTTGCTGCACCCATGTCGACTCTCTAAatatgca
Coding sequences within:
- the LOC125845099 gene encoding ABC transporter G family member 3-like, encoding MEFFCLQGFVDRETTLIGTLTVREFLYYSALLQLPGFLCQKRSVVEDAIDSMSLGDYANKLIGGHCYMKGLRSGERRRVSIARELVMRPHILFIDEPLYRLDSVSALLMMVTLKKLASTGCTLIFTIYQSSTEVFGLFDRICLLSNGNTLFFGETLACLQHFSNAGFPCPIMQSPSDHFLRAINTEFDRIIAMCKSWQDDHGDLSAVNMDTAVAIRTLEATYKSSADAVSLETMIVKLTEKEGPSLKSKGMVGNLTRVAVLTWRSLLIMSREWKYYWLRLILYMLLALCIGTVFSGLGHTLSSVVTRVAAIFVFVSFTSLLSIAGVPAQMKEIKIYACEESNQHSGAFIFLLGQLFASIPFLFLISISSSLVFYFLVGLRDEFSMLMYFVLNFFTCLLVNEGLVLAVTSIWQDIFWSILIFVSIQVIMMLSAGFLRIRSSLPGPVWMYPISYIAFHTYSIQGLLENEYIETSFAVGQVRTISGNQALQNVYDISADSNSKWKNLLVLFLMAVAYRVIVFVLLKFYVRKNLFVPKLFLCNQNTRNSR